The window ACCGTGCGCTCGCGCATGCACTACGCACTGCGGGCCCTCCGGCTCGCGCTGCAGGAACGGGGGGTGACGGAATGACCTCCGCCGACGAGTACCGCGACTGGGATGCCGCCTACGTGATGGGCATGCTCTGCCCCGAGGAGCGCCGTGAGTACGAGCGCCATCTCGCCGACTGCCACGAGTGCTCGCACGCCGTCGCCGAGCTGGCGGGCATGCCGGGCGTGCTCGGCAGCCTGAGCGCGAGCGAGGCGTCGGCGCTGCTCGCGCCTTCGGTGCCGGACGGCGCACCGGCGGTTCCTCCGGTGACCTCTTCGGCAGGCCCTCCGGCCGGCAGCGTGCAGCACCTCGCCCGGGCCGTCGGCCGTCGTCGGCGCACCGTGCGGCGACGGATGGCCGCGGCCGTCGTGGGCACCGGCCTGCTGCTGGCAGGCGCCGGGGTGCTCACCGGTCTCGCGCTCGGGCAGTTCGCCCCCGGTCCGGCCGCCACGGCCGAGGCGGGCGGGGCTCCCGGCGGAACGCCGGGCGTCGACGCGACGCCCGCCGGGCTGCGGCTCGCGATGGGCCAGGTCGAGCCTGGCTACATCGACGCCGAGCTGCGGGTGTCGCCGAAGGACTGGGGCACCCGCTTCGACTGGGACTGCAGCTACAGCGAGAAGCTCCAGTCCGCGCTCGACGGCCCGGTGCCCTACGACCTCGTCGTGACCGACCGCTCGGGCGTCGAGACGACGGTGGCGAGCTGGACCGCCGAGAAGGGCGCCGCCGCCGGCAACCTCTCGGCGTCGACGAGCATCCCGGCCGCCCAGATCGCGTCGGTCGACATCCGCATCACGGGCAGCGACCAGCCGATCGTGCGCACCGAACTGTAGGTCCTACCAGGTCGAGTCACCCCGGATCACCGCGTCCGAGCCTCCGTCGACGAAGATCACCTGCCCGCAGAGGTGCGTGTTCTCCTCGCTGACAAGCCACGCGAGCAGGTGCGCCGGCACGATCGCCTCGGCGAAGCCGTTCAGCGGCATGGGCACCCCCGCCCGGATCTGCTCGCGCCCCTCCTCGGTCTCGAGCAGCGGCGCCGTCATCGGCGTCACGATCACGCCCGGCGCGATGGCGTTCAGCGGGATGCCCGCCCCCGCCCAGTCCTCACCCGGAGCGGCCCGGCGAACCCATTGCGCGAAAGCCTTCTTGGTCGAGGCGTAGATCAGGTGCCCCGTCGACGGGTCCCCCGCCAGCACCTCGGCCCGCGCCAGGGCCCCGGGCTCGTCGCCCGCGGTCAGCAGCGCCACCAGCTCGTCGTCGTGCGGGTGCAGGCTCGCCATCGAGGCGATGCCGACGGCCCGCGGCGCCTCCGAGCCCGACAGCAGCGGCCGCAGTCCTTCGAGCGTCGCCACCATGCCGAAGAAGTTCACGGCGACGGTCGCGGGGATCGGCGCGGCGAGCCCGGCGATCGCGAGGATGCCGTCGATCCGGCCCCCGCTCGCCTCCCGTACCTGCTCGATGAGGCTCGCCCGCCCTTCGGCGGTGCTGAGGTCGGCGGTCACGTCGGCGTCGCGCAGATCGACGCCGATCACGGTGTCGCCGCGCTCCCGCAGCAGCTCGGCGGTCGCCTTGCCGATGCCCGAGGCGGCCCCGGTCACGATCATGGTCCTGGTCATGGCTGAACTCCTTCGTTCGCACAACTGCTCGGTGGTCGCGCAGTTGCTTTCCCTGAGAAACTACATGGCCACGGCTACTCTGGGAAGCATGAGCGCGGATGAGCGTCCCCTGCACTACCGGTCGCCCGTCGTCGAGACGATGACGTCGCTGCTCACCGTCTGGTGGTCGCCGCAGTTCCAGCGCGACATTGTGGGCGACGACGGGCGCGACCTCAGCACCATCGAGATCCGGATGCTCTGGACCCTCGGCTCGCAAGGCCCCTCCCGCGGCGCGGAACTCGCCGAAGCACTCTCGGCGAGCGCGCCGAGCGTCAGCAAGGCCGCGGCGAAGCTGCACCGGGCCGGCCTCGTGACGAGGGAGCCGAGCCCGAGCGACCAGCGCTCTCACACCCTTCATCTCACCGCCTCCGGACGGGCGGTGGCTCAGCGGTTGTATGACGTGGGCGACGACACGGTGACCGAGATCTTCGCCTCGTGGCCGGTCGCCGACGTCGAGGCGCTGAGCGGGCTGCTCGAGCGGTTCGCGAGCGACTCGCAGCAGTACGCCCGTCGGTTGAGGCGCACGCGCGGCGAGTAGCGTGCCGGATCGGCAACGGGTCTTGCGGCGGCGACGGCGGGCGGCAGGCTGGGGGGATGGCGCACATGAGTCCCGACCCGAACACCGATCCGACCGCGTTCTGGGAGGAGCTGTACCAGCAGCGCGAGCGGGTGTGGAGCGGGCGGGCGAACGCGGCGCTCGTCGCGGTGGCCGGTGAGTTCGCGCCGGGGCGCGCGCTCGACCTGGGCTGCGGCGAGGGAGGCGACTCGATCTGGCTCGCCGAGCAGGGCTGGACGGTGACCGGTGTCGACATCTCAGCGACGGCGCTCGCCCGGGCCGCCTCGCACGCGGCCTCCCGGGTCGTCGATGCGGACCGCATCGAGTGGACGCAGGCCGACCTCTCCGAATGGCGACCCGAGGGCGAGTACGACCTCGTCTCGGCCTGCTTCCTGCACTCCCCTGTCGCGTTCCCGCGCGAGCAGGTGCTGCAGCGGGCCGCGCTCCCCGTCGCGAGCGGAGGCCACCTGCTGGTCGTCGGTCACGCCGAGTTCCCGAACTGGTCGGGCACACGGGAGGGCGGGCACGAGCATCCGGAACTGCCCACCGCGCAGGAGGTGTTCGACTCGCTCGAGCTGCCGGAGGACGAGTGGGAGGTCGTGGTGGCCGAGCCCCGCTCCCGGGACGCCGTCGGCCCCGACGGTCAGGAGGCGGTGCTCGTCGACTCGGTGCTGCTGGTCAGGCGTCGCTGAGGCAGCTGGCGACTCGGTCAGGATGAGGCGCACGATCGCCGAGGAGCGCCGGGCGGCTGGGAAGAGCATGGGGGCCCGGGCCGGCATGCCGCCCGCGGCATAGGGTTGGCCGCATCACCCACCGGATCGACCTGAGGACGTGCACCATGACCGACTCCCCCACCGAAGGCACCCGTCAGCAGGACGGCGACGCCGAGAACCTCGGCGGCGACAAGACGATCCCGAACGACCCGAACGGCCTGGCCGCGGGCCACGACCCCGACGGCTCGCACTTCAACCCCGAGGAAGACACCGACCCCGACGCCGATTCGGAGTAGTCGTCAGTCGGCCGCCCTCGCGTCGAGGGCGGCCAGCAGCCGTTTCACCGAGCCGCCGAGGTTCCACTCCTCGGCCAGCGCCTCGAGCGAGGCGCGATCGTCGCCCGTCACGGCCCGCAGCGTCGCCCCGACCTCGTCGGGTGCCGGCACGTCGAGGTCGCGTACGACCGACACCACCGTCGGCGCCACCGTGAGGTAGTCGGCCGCGGCCTCGAGCTTCGCCTGCACGGACGGCGACGGCTCGCCTCGCTTCGCCGCGGCGAGCAGGCCCTCGAGCGTGCCGTACTCGCCGAGCAGCCCGGCCGCCGTCTTCTCGCCGATGCCCGCGACGCCCGGCAGGCCGTCGGAGGTGTCGCCGCGCAGGGTCGCGTAGTCGGCGTACTGCTCGGGCAGCACGCGGTACTTGCCCACCACGACCGCGTCGGTCACGAGCTCGAGGTTCTTCATGCCCCGCGCGGTATAGATGATCCGGATGCCGCGGCCGTCGTCGACCAGCTGGAAGAGATCGCGGTCGCCGGTCACGACGTCCACCGGCCCGTCTGCCGTCACCGCGTAGGTGCCGATGACGTCGTCGGCCTCGTGCTCGGGGGCGCCCACCACGGCGATGCCGGCGAGCCCGAGCACCTCCCGGATCAGCGGGATCTGCTTCGTGAGCCCCGGCGGCACGGTCTCGATGTCGGGCCCGCTCGCCACCTCGCGTTCGACCCGGTGCGCCTTGTAGCCGGGGACGAGTTCGACTCGCCAGGCCGGTCGCCAGTCGTCGTCCCAGCAGGCGATCAGCGAGGTCGCCTCGAACTCGGTGACGAGACGCGCGATCATGTCCATCAGCCCCCGCACGGCGTTGACGGGGGTGCCGTCGCTCCGCCGGATGGTGTCGGGCACGCCGTGGAAGGCGCGGAAGTAGAGCGAGGCGGTGTCGAGCAGCATCAGGCGCGGGGGCATGGTCGATGGTGGCACGGATGGGGGCTCGGCCGGTATCCTGATCGGCTGCCCGGACAAGGCGGCGGCCTCGTAGCTCCCTGCGCGTGAGGTCACGAGCCCGCAGAACGGATCGACCGCCATGGACAGCCACCTCGACGCCAACCGCGCCAACTGGGACGACCGCGCATCCGTTCACGCCGCCCGCACCGGCCTCGGCTACGGGGTGCAGCGGTACGTCGACGACCGGGCGCTGCTGTCGGACGTCGTGACCTTCGACCGGCCGCGGCTCGGCGACGTCGCGGGGCTGCGCGCCGTGCACCTGCAGTGCCACATCGGCACCGACACCCTCTCGCTCGCGCGGCTCGGCGCCCGCGTGACCGGGCTCGACTTCTCGCCGGTCGCCCTCGCCGAGGCGCGGGCGCTGGTGGCCGAGACGGGGGACGACGCACTGGTCGACTTCGTGGAATCCGACGTCGACCACGCGCTGGACGTGCTGCCGGCGGGCGGCTTCGACCTCGTCTACACGGGGATCGGGGCGCTCTGCTGGCTGCCGAGCATCACGCGCTGGGCGGCGGTCGTGGCCGCGCTGCTGAGGCCCGGTGGGCGGCTGTTCATCCGGGAGGGGCATCCGATTCTCTGGGCGATGGACGAGACCGTCGGCGACGACCTGGCGCTGCGGCTCCCGTACTTCGAGCAGGCCGAGCCGCTGGAGTGGGACGACGCGTCGAGCTACGTGCCCACCGACCGGCCGCTCACGGCGACGAAGACGTACGAGTGGAACCACGGGCTCGGCGAGATCGTGACGGCGCTGCTCGACGCCGGGCTCGAACTGCGGATGCTCGTGGAGCACGACAGCGTGCCCTGGGAGGCGCTGCCCGGGCAGATGGTCGAGCGGCCCGACGGGGAGTACGCCCTGGGGGCCCGGGCCGGGGTGGCGCCGTTGAGCTACACGGTGCAGGCGGCCAAGCCCGGCTGAGCGGTCCCGCATGGCGGCGCCCGGTCGGTGGGGCGGAGGCCGGGCCGGTAGCCTTGACGGGCTATGACCATCACCGCATCCGCCGACGGCTCCGCGCTCGGCAACCCCGGCCCGGCGGGCTGGGCCTGGTACATCTCCGACGACGTCTGGGCGGCCGGCGGCTGGCCGCACGGCACGAACAACATGGGCGAGCTGAAGGCGGTGCTCGAGCTCTTCCGGGCGACCGCGCACGTCGACGACGATCTGCACGTGCTCTGCGACAGCCAATACGTGATCAACACGATCACCAAGTGGATGCCCGGCTGGAAGCGCAAGGGCTGGCGGAAGGGCGACGGCAAGCCCGTCATGAACCTCGAGCTGATCAAGGAGATCGACGAGGCCGTCTCCGGTCGCCGCTACCGCTTCGAGTGGGTCAAGGGCCACGTGGGTCACGTGCTCAACGAGGCGGCCGACGTGCGCGCCCGGGGTGCCGCGGAGGCCTTCGCGGCGGGACGCGCCCCCGACACGGGCCCGGGCTTCCCGGGCGCCGCCCCCGCGCTCCGCGCCGAGACCCCGGCCGCCGCTCCTTCCGCGGCCGCCGCTCCCCCGCGCACCGCCCCCGACCCCCTCTTCTAGCCAGCCGTCGGCCGGCGCCATGGCCGGGTCCAGCCGTCGGCCGGCGCCATGGCCGGATCTAGCCGTCGACCGCTGCCCCGGCGGGGGTGGGGGTGGTGACCGCGGAGACGCGGAGGAAGTCGAGGGCCGCCGCCGCGGGCGTGCCGGACGCCGCCGTGTAGGCGACGATGCGGAGGTCGGTGCCCGCGACGGTGAAGACGTCGCAGTCGAGCTCGACGTCGCCGACGAGGTCGTTCTCGACGACCTTGCGCTCGGACTGGTGCTCGCCCACGGCGCCGCAGGCCCAGAGCCCGTTGAAGCGCGGGCTGCCGGCGAGCAGCTCGGCGACCAGGGCGTTCACGCCGCGATCGTCGGGGTACTGCCCGTGCACCCGCCGCAGGTCGCCGACGAGCGAGCACTCGAAGGCGTCGACGCCGTTGGAGCGGCTGACGATGCGGCGCTCGTGCATGATCGGGTCGGCCCCGAGGAAGTGCGAGCGCAGGAGGTTGACGCGTCCCGTCGC of the Herbiconiux flava genome contains:
- a CDS encoding anti-sigma factor family protein: MTSADEYRDWDAAYVMGMLCPEERREYERHLADCHECSHAVAELAGMPGVLGSLSASEASALLAPSVPDGAPAVPPVTSSAGPPAGSVQHLARAVGRRRRTVRRRMAAAVVGTGLLLAGAGVLTGLALGQFAPGPAATAEAGGAPGGTPGVDATPAGLRLAMGQVEPGYIDAELRVSPKDWGTRFDWDCSYSEKLQSALDGPVPYDLVVTDRSGVETTVASWTAEKGAAAGNLSASTSIPAAQIASVDIRITGSDQPIVRTEL
- a CDS encoding SDR family oxidoreductase → MTRTMIVTGAASGIGKATAELLRERGDTVIGVDLRDADVTADLSTAEGRASLIEQVREASGGRIDGILAIAGLAAPIPATVAVNFFGMVATLEGLRPLLSGSEAPRAVGIASMASLHPHDDELVALLTAGDEPGALARAEVLAGDPSTGHLIYASTKKAFAQWVRRAAPGEDWAGAGIPLNAIAPGVIVTPMTAPLLETEEGREQIRAGVPMPLNGFAEAIVPAHLLAWLVSEENTHLCGQVIFVDGGSDAVIRGDSTW
- a CDS encoding MarR family winged helix-turn-helix transcriptional regulator, which gives rise to MSADERPLHYRSPVVETMTSLLTVWWSPQFQRDIVGDDGRDLSTIEIRMLWTLGSQGPSRGAELAEALSASAPSVSKAAAKLHRAGLVTREPSPSDQRSHTLHLTASGRAVAQRLYDVGDDTVTEIFASWPVADVEALSGLLERFASDSQQYARRLRRTRGE
- a CDS encoding class I SAM-dependent methyltransferase yields the protein MAHMSPDPNTDPTAFWEELYQQRERVWSGRANAALVAVAGEFAPGRALDLGCGEGGDSIWLAEQGWTVTGVDISATALARAASHAASRVVDADRIEWTQADLSEWRPEGEYDLVSACFLHSPVAFPREQVLQRAALPVASGGHLLVVGHAEFPNWSGTREGGHEHPELPTAQEVFDSLELPEDEWEVVVAEPRSRDAVGPDGQEAVLVDSVLLVRRR
- a CDS encoding 5'-3' exonuclease, encoding MPPRLMLLDTASLYFRAFHGVPDTIRRSDGTPVNAVRGLMDMIARLVTEFEATSLIACWDDDWRPAWRVELVPGYKAHRVEREVASGPDIETVPPGLTKQIPLIREVLGLAGIAVVGAPEHEADDVIGTYAVTADGPVDVVTGDRDLFQLVDDGRGIRIIYTARGMKNLELVTDAVVVGKYRVLPEQYADYATLRGDTSDGLPGVAGIGEKTAAGLLGEYGTLEGLLAAAKRGEPSPSVQAKLEAAADYLTVAPTVVSVVRDLDVPAPDEVGATLRAVTGDDRASLEALAEEWNLGGSVKRLLAALDARAAD
- a CDS encoding class I SAM-dependent methyltransferase; translated protein: MDSHLDANRANWDDRASVHAARTGLGYGVQRYVDDRALLSDVVTFDRPRLGDVAGLRAVHLQCHIGTDTLSLARLGARVTGLDFSPVALAEARALVAETGDDALVDFVESDVDHALDVLPAGGFDLVYTGIGALCWLPSITRWAAVVAALLRPGGRLFIREGHPILWAMDETVGDDLALRLPYFEQAEPLEWDDASSYVPTDRPLTATKTYEWNHGLGEIVTALLDAGLELRMLVEHDSVPWEALPGQMVERPDGEYALGARAGVAPLSYTVQAAKPG
- a CDS encoding ribonuclease H family protein encodes the protein MTITASADGSALGNPGPAGWAWYISDDVWAAGGWPHGTNNMGELKAVLELFRATAHVDDDLHVLCDSQYVINTITKWMPGWKRKGWRKGDGKPVMNLELIKEIDEAVSGRRYRFEWVKGHVGHVLNEAADVRARGAAEAFAAGRAPDTGPGFPGAAPALRAETPAAAPSAAAAPPRTAPDPLF
- a CDS encoding helix-turn-helix transcriptional regulator gives rise to the protein MDACPTSAGELGELLRTWRDRLSPIDVGLPAGDSRRAAGLRREELAMLAGLSVDYVVRLEQGRARHPSAQVAASVARALQLNDAERDHLFTVAGLLPPSRREVPTHIPPGVQRLIARLGETPLGVFTASWDLLSYSPLWGALFGEPSRPATGRVNLLRSHFLGADPIMHERRIVSRSNGVDAFECSLVGDLRRVHGQYPDDRGVNALVAELLAGSPRFNGLWACGAVGEHQSERKVVENDLVGDVELDCDVFTVAGTDLRIVAYTAASGTPAAAALDFLRVSAVTTPTPAGAAVDG